In Leptospira stimsonii, the following proteins share a genomic window:
- a CDS encoding fatty acid desaturase, with translation MKNTLTLAKTEIIPKRKPKKWETLELRERNSKIMRWIRFRDRNLRKKFSILKHQDFLGALITFGSAALMILTAGLYIANVIPAWATIVTNAILASLLHEIEHDTIHNLYFKDNERVQNLIFWTVWIFRGNTISPWYRRMIHTLHHKVSGNKDDIEERLIGNGMKAGLTRFLAMIDGNISAILNFRKLVKDAPKFKRKEIVRESWPWLVVYYTLWYNFLGLNLIFYGKQFFGSSVSLPFPELLESTRSFLNVVAVVYMIPNWIRQSSIQIVSSNMHYYGDVKNINQQTQVLNAWFLAPLHIFCFNFGSTHGIHHFVVNQPFYLRQMVAPFVHPAMKRYGIRFNDFESMLRANRYFPIESQVA, from the coding sequence AGATCATGCGTTGGATTCGATTTCGAGATAGAAACCTTAGAAAAAAATTCTCCATCTTAAAACACCAAGATTTTTTAGGCGCTCTGATCACATTCGGATCTGCGGCTTTGATGATTCTTACTGCGGGACTTTATATCGCAAATGTGATCCCTGCTTGGGCGACGATCGTTACGAACGCGATCCTCGCTTCCCTCTTACACGAGATCGAACACGATACGATTCATAATCTCTATTTCAAAGACAACGAACGAGTTCAGAATCTCATCTTCTGGACCGTCTGGATCTTTCGAGGAAACACGATCAGTCCCTGGTATCGAAGAATGATCCACACTCTACACCATAAGGTTTCGGGAAACAAAGACGATATCGAGGAAAGATTGATAGGAAACGGAATGAAGGCGGGACTAACTCGTTTTTTGGCGATGATCGACGGAAACATCTCCGCGATTCTCAACTTTAGAAAGTTGGTCAAGGACGCACCGAAGTTTAAGAGAAAGGAAATCGTGAGAGAAAGCTGGCCCTGGCTCGTCGTCTATTACACGCTCTGGTACAACTTCCTCGGATTGAATCTGATCTTCTACGGTAAACAATTCTTTGGTTCTTCGGTTTCCCTTCCCTTTCCTGAACTTTTAGAATCGACTCGCTCCTTTCTCAATGTCGTTGCGGTGGTTTATATGATTCCCAACTGGATCCGTCAATCGAGCATTCAAATCGTCTCTTCCAATATGCACTACTACGGAGACGTAAAAAATATCAATCAGCAAACTCAGGTCTTGAACGCTTGGTTCTTAGCCCCACTCCATATCTTCTGTTTTAACTTCGGAAGCACTCACGGAATCCATCACTTCGTCGTAAATCAACCCTTTTATCTCAGACAGATGGTCGCTCCCTTCGTTCATCCCGCGATGAAACGATATGGAATTCGATTTAACGATTTTGAAAGTATGCTCCGAGCCAACCGTTATTTCCCGATCGAATCCCAGGTCGCCTAA
- a CDS encoding DMT family transporter gives MSSESKTKTFLEFQFAMLLISGNILFAKLIDESVWMITFSRTVFASAGLYLFLKWRGKPVFFTVTSENLASLGSGVLLAIHWISFFASARLASPAIAVLTLFTHPVITVFIEPIYFATRPKKTDLFLALLVLLGVGILIPDLKPGNDLFLGILSGLFSAFTFSFRNLITKKFLSHHGSAQVMFIQSLTAAFFLAPVCYWDPIPTNFHSLGLMILLGTFFTAFAHTLYVKSMFQLKLKTAGILSSIQPVYSILLAWVILGDIPGYREITGGVLILVAGTLETIRFKKDVP, from the coding sequence ATGTCCTCCGAATCCAAAACAAAAACATTCCTGGAATTCCAATTCGCGATGCTTCTCATCAGCGGAAATATCCTCTTCGCAAAATTGATCGACGAAAGCGTCTGGATGATCACGTTCAGTAGAACCGTCTTCGCGAGTGCGGGGTTGTATCTCTTCTTAAAATGGAGGGGAAAGCCCGTTTTTTTTACCGTTACATCGGAGAATCTGGCTTCCCTGGGAAGCGGAGTTCTTTTGGCGATTCACTGGATCAGTTTTTTTGCTTCGGCAAGACTCGCCTCTCCAGCGATCGCCGTTCTCACCTTGTTTACACATCCGGTGATCACGGTCTTTATCGAACCGATCTACTTTGCAACTCGTCCGAAAAAGACGGATCTCTTTCTTGCACTTCTCGTTCTTTTAGGAGTGGGAATTCTGATCCCGGACTTGAAACCGGGGAACGATTTGTTTTTAGGAATCCTCTCCGGACTTTTTTCAGCGTTCACTTTTTCTTTTCGAAATCTGATCACCAAGAAATTTCTTTCTCATCACGGAAGCGCTCAAGTGATGTTTATACAATCGCTTACGGCCGCGTTTTTTCTCGCGCCGGTTTGTTATTGGGATCCGATTCCTACGAACTTTCATTCTCTCGGACTCATGATTCTACTAGGAACGTTTTTTACCGCGTTCGCACATACACTTTACGTAAAGTCTATGTTTCAACTAAAGTTAAAGACGGCGGGCATCCTTTCGAGCATCCAACCCGTATATTCCATTCTTCTCGCATGGGTGATATTAGGCGACATTCCCGGTTACCGAGAAATTACAGGAGGTGTTTTGATTCTTGTCGCGGGAACCTTGGAAACCATTCGTTTCAAAAAGGACGTTCCCTAA
- a CDS encoding glycosyl hydrolase family 67, with protein sequence MNLDLALIDSSAPFFVKAPGKSLNWSKAPIGLLEKNQEFRKKTHKKIRENFDSYVKKVSTMGYNAISIDELSFLTDFPFYPENLRSKIQSYQKSYRKLFKTAKKNGMKVFLTSDFLFSNTSIEQETGGSFDKVVSLFYSALEKLFSEFENIDGIILRIGESDGVDVKGDFRSRLFLKTPEDANRLLKEILPLFKKHSKKLIFRTWTIGAYPIGDLIWNKITYEKVFLGVPTDNLIISMKYGEGDFFRYLNLNSLFFQDDRPKLVEFQARREYEGFGEFPSFVGWQYAAYKEELKNAKNLVGFSVWCQTGGWSSFKNITFLKNTSYWNELNTFVCIGLFRKNWSVKKSLRKFYGKKNLTDLIRFLRLSEDVILNLLYDPEFAKQQLYIHRVRIPPLLHITWDRVTISDHFRILYYSFCENRERSVEVGYKAIECLNEMGRIAKRISLPYDFRFQYDTFQLFAFCRELLYLPDPERQHYLLEETIHLANIYAENYPDAYKFRILSRKRIPGFMSKLLLKLFIRRNKDMRILDRILFSPLMRHFYLFLYQKIRSKLPSFINQQAMPVSELLK encoded by the coding sequence ATGAATTTGGATCTGGCTTTGATCGATTCCAGCGCGCCTTTTTTCGTAAAGGCTCCCGGTAAATCGTTGAACTGGTCCAAGGCTCCCATCGGTCTTTTGGAAAAAAACCAAGAGTTCAGAAAAAAAACTCATAAGAAGATACGAGAGAATTTCGATTCGTACGTAAAAAAAGTGAGTACGATGGGATACAATGCGATCTCGATCGATGAACTTTCTTTTCTTACCGACTTCCCTTTTTATCCGGAGAACCTTCGTTCCAAAATCCAATCCTATCAAAAATCCTATCGTAAACTTTTTAAGACCGCGAAGAAGAACGGAATGAAAGTTTTTCTCACGAGCGACTTTCTCTTTTCAAACACGAGCATCGAACAGGAAACAGGAGGAAGTTTTGACAAGGTCGTTTCCCTTTTTTATTCCGCGCTGGAAAAACTCTTTTCCGAATTCGAAAACATAGACGGAATCATCTTAAGAATCGGGGAATCGGACGGAGTCGACGTAAAGGGAGATTTCAGAAGTCGACTTTTTTTAAAAACTCCGGAGGACGCGAATCGTCTTCTAAAGGAAATCCTTCCCTTATTCAAAAAACATTCCAAAAAATTAATATTTAGAACCTGGACGATAGGCGCTTATCCGATCGGAGACCTCATTTGGAATAAAATAACCTATGAGAAAGTTTTTTTAGGCGTTCCGACGGACAATCTGATCATTTCGATGAAATACGGAGAGGGGGATTTTTTCCGCTATCTAAATCTCAATTCCCTCTTCTTTCAAGACGACAGACCGAAGCTCGTGGAATTCCAAGCGAGAAGAGAATACGAAGGTTTTGGAGAATTTCCGTCTTTTGTAGGTTGGCAATACGCGGCTTACAAAGAGGAGCTAAAAAACGCGAAAAATTTGGTGGGATTCAGCGTTTGGTGTCAAACAGGAGGTTGGTCCTCCTTCAAAAACATTACGTTTTTAAAGAATACTTCCTACTGGAACGAGCTCAACACCTTTGTTTGTATCGGTCTTTTCCGAAAGAATTGGAGCGTAAAAAAGAGTCTTCGTAAATTTTACGGCAAAAAAAATCTCACGGATCTGATTCGATTCTTACGCCTTTCGGAAGACGTGATCTTAAACCTTCTCTACGATCCGGAATTTGCGAAACAACAACTCTATATACACAGAGTTAGGATTCCACCGCTACTTCATATCACGTGGGATCGTGTCACGATCAGCGATCATTTTAGAATTCTCTACTATTCTTTTTGTGAAAACAGGGAAAGATCCGTGGAAGTCGGATACAAGGCGATCGAATGTCTCAACGAAATGGGAAGAATCGCAAAAAGAATTTCTTTACCGTACGACTTTCGTTTTCAGTACGATACGTTTCAGCTCTTTGCCTTCTGCAGAGAACTACTTTATCTTCCGGATCCAGAAAGACAACACTACCTCCTAGAAGAGACGATTCACCTCGCGAATATCTACGCGGAAAATTATCCAGACGCTTATAAATTTAGAATTCTTTCTCGTAAAAGAATTCCGGGATTTATGTCTAAACTTTTACTGAAATTATTCATTCGAAGAAATAAAGACATGAGAATCCTAGATCGAATTCTTTTTTCTCCTCTTATGAGACATTTCTATTTATTCTTATATCAAAAGATACGTTCGAAGCTTCCTTCGTTTATCAATCAACAGGCGATGCCCGTCTCCGAGCTCTTAAAATAG
- a CDS encoding MORN repeat-containing protein — MTDFGLLNNILTMNSGRNSSILYSKIMILFKTIETRFVSLENSKSIVLAATFAVSILFVHCSSGDKKISPNESASGAGRSAYQEDEPQNNEDQETSAGAANRSANVDPNAKQTQGCIEGNCTSGIGTYVYDNGDEYRGSFQNDLRNGSGKIKYANGDKFDGTFKDDLKEGKGTYIFKNGALLEGTFQAGAMLGPGKVRFPDTSVYEGDFQDERNSAEGTMSSSFDGSKQNCRIQNKIVLCGGGRGAESPYGKN; from the coding sequence TTGACAGATTTCGGGTTACTTAATAATATTTTGACTATGAACTCCGGTAGAAATTCTTCTATTCTGTATTCGAAAATTATGATTCTCTTTAAAACTATCGAGACACGTTTTGTCTCATTAGAAAATTCTAAATCGATCGTTCTTGCCGCAACATTTGCAGTATCGATTCTTTTCGTTCATTGTTCCTCTGGTGACAAAAAGATATCGCCTAACGAATCGGCAAGCGGCGCGGGAAGATCCGCTTATCAGGAGGACGAACCTCAAAACAACGAAGATCAAGAAACGTCAGCCGGGGCGGCCAACCGTTCCGCAAACGTGGATCCGAACGCAAAACAAACCCAGGGTTGTATCGAAGGAAATTGCACTTCCGGAATCGGAACGTATGTCTATGATAACGGCGACGAGTATAGGGGTTCTTTTCAGAACGACCTTCGAAACGGATCCGGCAAAATCAAATATGCGAACGGCGACAAGTTCGACGGGACGTTCAAGGATGATTTGAAAGAAGGAAAAGGAACCTATATCTTTAAGAACGGAGCCCTTTTGGAAGGAACCTTTCAAGCGGGAGCGATGTTGGGACCGGGAAAGGTTCGTTTCCCCGATACGAGCGTCTATGAAGGAGACTTTCAAGACGAAAGAAATTCTGCGGAAGGAACGATGAGCTCTTCCTTTGACGGATCCAAACAAAACTGTAGAATTCAAAACAAGATCGTTCTTTGCGGAGGCGGGCGCGGCGCGGAATCCCCTTACGGAAAAAACTAA